The genomic segment CTGGGCGGGCGCGAGTTCCTGACGGGCCTTCAGCAGGCGGCCCGGTCGGCGCGGGCGTGGCCGCACGGTTTGTGGGTGCTGTGTCCGGGCGACTCGAAGCGGGAGGCGCCGCAGCTCGACGGTCTCCGGGTGGAGGCGTTGACGGAGGCGGAGCGGGTGGTGCTGGACCGGGAGTTCCTGCACGGTCCGAAGGTGGCTGACCGGGCGAGTTGAGGCGCTGTCGCCTGGGGTGGCGCTTGGCTCAATCGCGCTCCGGGTGGTGGGCCGGTCGATACACTCCGAAGCCGAACGGTTCCGCGACGTCGGCTTTTGGGGGGTAGTTGTGGCTGAGCTCAGAGACATGAGCGATGGCGCTGGCAGGGCCGTGCCTGGGGGCGCGCTGTCCAAGGTGATATCGGCGATGGACAAGTCGATGGGTGCCGAGGCGATGGCGGAGGTGACCCGCTCGGCGGACCAGATGGTCGCCTCCGCGAAGTCCGGCGGCTTCAAAGTGACGAAGGAAGCTGCCGACCCGATCATCAAAGTCCTGGAAGACTTCATAGACCGAATTCCTGGGATTAAGAACGGGCTGAATGTATTCGAGCAGGCCCCTCCGCTCGGTGATCACGATTACGGGAGAAAAGTCGCTCAGCATATGCATGAGGCGGCAAATGGTGACAGGTCTGCCCGTGCTGCTATTGATTCACTCGAGATAACTCTGAAGAAAAGCAGGGAAGCGTTGCTCAGGGCTTCGGGGCAATATCAAGAAAACGAAGAGTCGGCGAAAGATGTCCTCAAGGGTTTGGGTGAAGGATTCCGTGAGTTCTAAGCGGGTAGGAATAGCTGCTGCAGTAACTCTGCTTGCGGTCGCTTCTGGGTGTGCCGAGAAGGAGTCTGGGCATGCAGAGCCTCAAATATCTCCAGGCGGCTCCTCTGGTGGGGTGCAGACCACGAGTGCAAATCCATCAGGACAACTCAGCTTGTCGATTGATCCCTGCGAGTTGGTTTCGGAAGAGGATCTGGTCGAGGTAGGAAAATTTGAAAAGGAATACGAAGAGGCTGCTGGTGCTCGTACGTGCTATTGGCAACATACTTTCGAAAATGGAGGAGACGGGTTCGGTTTCGCTGTCGGTGTGCGAGATTCGCAAAGCATTGAAACAGTGAATGATAACGGTAGTGGGGTCCATTCTGATGAGGTGAACCAGCGTCCGGCGGTGTGGACGGTAGATCCGAAATTTGATGATTGCGTTTTCGCGATGAAAGTTGACGAGGTGTCGCGAGTTGACATTACTGTTTCCGGAGATAGTGAATCAAACGATTCATGCGAGGTTGCCGAGGTGATCGCGGGCATGGTCGAGCCTCGGTTGCCTGAGCTTCCGTGAGGTGAGCGGTCGTCGCGGCTATCCGGCCGCCTCGTCACCGTAGCCCGGTAGGTCGTACGCCTGCGCTACTGCGGTTTCGATGTCGTGGGTGTGCAGGCCTGCGTGTTCGGCGATGGTGAAGCCGAGTTCGAGTAGGCGGAAGGCGATGGCTCGCAGGGCTGGGGTGGCGTCGGGGTGTCCGGCGTCCTGGTGGTGGTAGAGCCCTTCCGTTTCGGTGTCGATGGCTCTGGTGATGCGCAGTAGCGCGGCCGACAGATCGTGGTGGGCTGGGGGTCGTTGGGCGCGGATCGTCGCGGCCTCGGCCGAGTGGAGGCGGGGGACCTTGACGTCGGGGCAGGTGGCCGCCGCCAGGAGGATGGCCGCTCGTTCGATGTCGCGTTCGTGGACCAGGACCCGCCTGATGGTCTCGACCTGCTGTCGGGTCGGCGGGACGTAGGTTGCGGTGGTCATCGTCGGTCCTTCTCGCGGGAGCCAGGGGTAGCGCGCGGTTCCGGTCACGGCACGGGGTTCGGAGAGTGCGCCAGCATGTGGCGGGCCAGGTCGGCCACGGTCTCGCCGGTGGCCCGCACGGCGCGCGCGTCGTCGGGGGCGGCGTCGGCGAGGTGGGCGAGCGCGCCGATGGTCTGCTGAATACGCCGTCGCAGTGAGTCGCCTTCGGGCAGGGCGAGGGCGGGGTGGCCTGCGGGGCGGCACGTTTCGAGGATGCCTCGCCCCCGGTCGTGCAGATCCTCCAGCGCGCCGCTCGTGCGCTCGCACATCTCCGCGAGCACCCTCTTCCAGGGCCTCCCACTGTGGCGCGGGCAACGCCGCCGGTTCGCGGCAGCACGTCGCCAGCACGACACCGTCGATTTCGGCCGCCCGCGCGTGCAGCTCCGCCGCAAGAGCGGAGAGCCGGTCGGCCAGCGCGCACAACCCCTCGGCGGGCAGCTCCCCACCGTCCTGGCGCTGCATCAACTCCACCACCACCGCGCCCAGATAGCGGTTGAACCGGCCCAACCGCACCAGCAGTTCCCGATCACGTTCGATCATCACCGACTTCCCTCCTGAGCGTGGACCGCAGCCGCTCCCGCGTTGCTCCATTCGGCCTTACCGCGCGGCCAAGTGGCCTGACGGTAGCCGGAGAGAACCGCCTCACGCTGCGCGTTGGATACGCTCGCGACCGATGCGACGGATGCGACAGTTGGACCTGTAATTCCTCGTTGCTTGCCGTGTTTCACGGCACTCACCGGCGACGGTATTGGGGTCGGAGATGGCCGCCCACGCAGCTACGTCGCGATACGTCTCGACACGAGTCGCCTGCTGAGTGCGCCGGGGCGTCTCATCAGGCATCAGTAACAGCACGCTCCGTGACCACGATCTGTCTTCGCAGGGTTGAGTAGCGGCTGCGTTGCGATGTGGTCGCCGAATTGTCCTGTCCACGCACCTCGCTACTAGCATCGCCGGGGTGCCGGATGGTCGGGGCGAGTAAAAGGGGAGCGGCAGACTGTGGCAGTGCGTGGGGCTGACCTGGATGAGCTGGTGAAGGACCTGCGCAGGCAGGTCACCGTGCTCGAAGATGATCTGCGGGCGCGGGCCCAGGAGGTGTCGGAGTTCCACACCCCGCTGCGCGCCGAGTACGACGAGGCGCGCAAGCGGGAACGCACGGCGGCGACGTGGGAGTCGTGGCTCGACCAGCGGGTGACGCAGGTGGCGGCGGCGTGGGTGCTGGGCACGGTGTTCGTGCGGTTCTGTGAGGACAACGGGCTGATCCAGTGGCCGTTCCTCGCGGGGCCGGGGGAGCGGCTGGCGGACGCGGAGGAGCGGCACGAGGCGTACTTCCGCGAGCACCCGCAGGACAACGACCGCGACTGGATTGTCGCGGCCTTCAATCACCTGTCGGAGGCGCACCCGACGGCGGCGGGGCTGTTCGACGCGCGGTTCAACCCGCTGTGGGAGATCACGCCGTCGTTCGAGGCGGCGACGGCGCTGTTGCAGTTCTGGCGGCGGCGCGGCGACGACGGCGAGATCCGCTACGACTTCACCGACCCCGAGTGGGACACGCGCTTCCTCGGCGATTTGTACCAGGATCTCTCCGAGCACGCGCGCAAGACGTACGCGCTGCTGCAGACGCCGGAGTTCGTGGAGGAGTTCATCCTCGACCTCACGCTCGAACCGGCCGTCGAGGAATTCGGCCTGGCAGACCTGCGCACGATCGACCCGGCGTGCGGGTCGGGGCACTTCCTGCTGGGGCTGTTCCGGCGGGTGCTGGCGAAGTGGCGGGAGGCGGAGCCGGGCACGGACGAGTGGGAGCTGATCCAGCGCACGCTCAGCTCGGTGCACGGCTGCGACAAGAACCCGTTCGCCGCGTCCATCGCCCGGTTCCGGATGCTGGTGGCGGTGCTGCGGGAGGCGAACGCGATCCGGCTCGACCAGGCGCCGCGGTTCCCGATCAACATCGCGGTCGGCGACTCCCTCATGCACGGCCGGGGCGCGCCCGGCATCCAGGGCGAGCTGTTCGCGATGGACGAGCCGCACACCTACGCGACCGAGGACATCGACGAGTACATACGCTCCTGCGACCTGCTCGGCAAGGGGTCGTACCACGTGGTGGTGGGCAACCCGCCGTACATCACGGTGAAGGACAAGCAGGAGAACCAGAACTACCGCGACCGCTATGACGCCTGCTCGGGTAAGTACGCACTGTCGGTGCCGTTCGCACAACGACTCTTCCAACTCGCGATCCGCCGCAGTGGTTCCGACCGCGATGCGGGATACGTCGGGCAGATCACCGCGAACTCGTTCATGAAACGCGAGTTCGGGAAGAAACTGATCGAGCAGTTCTTCCGGACGGTGCAGTTAACGCACGTCATCGACACGTCCGGTGCGTACATTCCCGGCCACGGCACGCCCACCGTGATCCTTGTCGGGCGCAATCACGAGTACCGGCAGGACGATCCGGTACGAGCGGTCCTCGGTATCCGGGGTGAGCCGAGCCAGCCCGACGACCCGGCCAAGGGGTTGGTGTGGTCGGCGATCGTGGAGCAGATCACAAGGCCCGGCAGTGAATCCCAGTGGGTTTCCGTCGAAGATGTCGAGCGCGAAGCTTGGATTGAGCACCCGTGGAGCTTGAGTGGTGGGGGTGCCTCAGAACTCTTTGAGGCAATCGATAGTCGCGCCTTATTCAGGCTAAATCACCACATTCGCCGGATTGGGTTCTATGGCGTTATGGGAGCCGACGACGCGATGACAGCCACGGCTCGGGTTTTCTCGCGGGCAGGAGTGGAATTTGATTACCATCGTCCGCTAACTATTGGTGACGAAGTCCGGGACTGGGACGCGAAGCCCGGAGACAATGCCTTTCATCCTTACGATGGTGGACTCGACCTCGTTCCGCTTGAAGCTATTCCTGCTCATCACCGTCGTCTCTGGCCTTATAGGACTGAGTTGGGTAATCGGGCCACGTTCTCGAAAGGAACATATTTCAGCGACGGCCGTCCCTGGTACGAATGGCACCAGCTCCCCAAAGACCCGGACGCCAGCAAGTCAGCAGTTGCTTTTGCGTTCGTGGCTACGCACAACCACTTCGTGTTGGATCGGGGTGGGAAGGTCTTCAAGCAGTCTGCGCCGGTGATTAAGTTGCCGGAGGGGGCTGGTGAGGACGAGCATTTGGAGTTGCTTGGGGTGCTCAACTCGTCCACGGCCTGCTTCTGGCTCAAGCAGGTGTGCCACAACAAGGGCAATGGTGCGGACAGCAAGGGGGCGCGTACGACGGCTGTACCGTGGGAGGACTTCTACGAGTTCACCGGCACCAAGCTTCAGGAGTTCCCCCTGCCTGCCGTACTGCCGTTGGATCTCGGGCGGGCGCTGGATTCGCTGGCTCAGGACCTCGCCGCTCAGGAGCCGTCGGCCGTCGCCGAGGCGGCCACGCCGACTCGCGCGCGGCTTGACGCCGCTCGCGCTGAGCACACGCGGATTCGGGGGCGGATGATCGCGCTTCAGGAGGAACTCGACTGGACCGTCTACCACTCCTACGGTCTGCTCGACGACACCGAGCGTGCCCAGCTCACCGCGTCCGACCTCGACAGCGTGCCGGAAATCCGACTCGGCGAGCGGGCGTTCGAGATCGTGCTCGCCCGCAAGATGGCCGCCGGGGAAACCGAAACGGCGTGGTTCGAGCGGCACGGGTCCACGCCCGTCACCGAGATCCCCGCGCACTGGCCCGACTGGTACCGGCAGCTCGTCCAGGCGCGCATCGACGTCATCGAAAAGCGCCGCGACATCGGCCTCATCGAGCGGCCCGAGTGCAAGCGGCGGTGGGCGTCCGAGACGTGGGAGCGCAAGGAAGCCGACGCGCTGCGCACCTGGCTGCTCGACCGGTGTGAGCGGCGAGACCTCTGGTTCGGGTTGCGCGACGGGTTCTCCCAGCCCCGCACACTCACCGTCAACCAGCTCGCCGACGCCTTCCGCGACGACGCCGGCATGCACGCCGTCGCCTCGCTGTATGCCAGCGACCACCTCGGCAAACCCGACCTGCCGCTCGCGCGCGTACTCGAAACGGTGATCGCCGACCAGCACGTCCCTTACCTCGCCGCCCTGCGCTACAAGGACAGCGGCCTGCGCAAACGCGCCCAGTGGGAAGAGGTGTGGGAGAAGCAGCGCGAAGAGGACCGCACGGGGCAGCGGCTCGACATCCCCGTGCCGCCCAAATACACCTCCGCCGACTTCCGCAAGACCAGTTTCTGGACCCACCGCGGCAAACTCGACGTGCCCAAGGAACGGTTCATCTCCTACCCCGGCGCGTCCCCCGACGCCGACCCCAGCCTGCT from the Saccharomonospora azurea NA-128 genome contains:
- a CDS encoding DUF3558 family protein: MSSRVWVKDSVSSKRVGIAAAVTLLAVASGCAEKESGHAEPQISPGGSSGGVQTTSANPSGQLSLSIDPCELVSEEDLVEVGKFEKEYEEAAGARTCYWQHTFENGGDGFGFAVGVRDSQSIETVNDNGSGVHSDEVNQRPAVWTVDPKFDDCVFAMKVDEVSRVDITVSGDSESNDSCEVAEVIAGMVEPRLPELP
- the pglX gene encoding BREX-2 system adenine-specific DNA-methyltransferase PglX, which produces MAVRGADLDELVKDLRRQVTVLEDDLRARAQEVSEFHTPLRAEYDEARKRERTAATWESWLDQRVTQVAAAWVLGTVFVRFCEDNGLIQWPFLAGPGERLADAEERHEAYFREHPQDNDRDWIVAAFNHLSEAHPTAAGLFDARFNPLWEITPSFEAATALLQFWRRRGDDGEIRYDFTDPEWDTRFLGDLYQDLSEHARKTYALLQTPEFVEEFILDLTLEPAVEEFGLADLRTIDPACGSGHFLLGLFRRVLAKWREAEPGTDEWELIQRTLSSVHGCDKNPFAASIARFRMLVAVLREANAIRLDQAPRFPINIAVGDSLMHGRGAPGIQGELFAMDEPHTYATEDIDEYIRSCDLLGKGSYHVVVGNPPYITVKDKQENQNYRDRYDACSGKYALSVPFAQRLFQLAIRRSGSDRDAGYVGQITANSFMKREFGKKLIEQFFRTVQLTHVIDTSGAYIPGHGTPTVILVGRNHEYRQDDPVRAVLGIRGEPSQPDDPAKGLVWSAIVEQITRPGSESQWVSVEDVEREAWIEHPWSLSGGGASELFEAIDSRALFRLNHHIRRIGFYGVMGADDAMTATARVFSRAGVEFDYHRPLTIGDEVRDWDAKPGDNAFHPYDGGLDLVPLEAIPAHHRRLWPYRTELGNRATFSKGTYFSDGRPWYEWHQLPKDPDASKSAVAFAFVATHNHFVLDRGGKVFKQSAPVIKLPEGAGEDEHLELLGVLNSSTACFWLKQVCHNKGNGADSKGARTTAVPWEDFYEFTGTKLQEFPLPAVLPLDLGRALDSLAQDLAAQEPSAVAEAATPTRARLDAARAEHTRIRGRMIALQEELDWTVYHSYGLLDDTERAQLTASDLDSVPEIRLGERAFEIVLARKMAAGETETAWFERHGSTPVTEIPAHWPDWYRQLVQARIDVIEKRRDIGLIERPECKRRWASETWERKEADALRTWLLDRCERRDLWFGLRDGFSQPRTLTVNQLADAFRDDAGMHAVASLYASDHLGKPDLPLARVLETVIADQHVPYLAALRYKDSGLRKRAQWEEVWEKQREEDRTGQRLDIPVPPKYTSADFRKTSFWTHRGKLDVPKERFISYPGASPDADPSLLLGWAGWDHKDQAQALVNLVNDRTADAGWETDRLTPLIAGLAELMPWVRQWHGDYDDEWEGVPADEYQAFLDEQRTTHQLTEADLTNWRPAPTRRGRRSATKETQQ